ATGGCCACGTATGGATAGATTTGCTCCTGTCTTTGGAAGCTGGGATCCAGACTGTCCATGCAAATTCCCACTTTTTTCACCCAATGAGGACTGAGTAAGCTGATGACCAGAACCATTTTTTCCCAAAAATCCCCCAGACCAACTCTTTATGGAAAACTTTGCACTACTTCTATGCTTCTGGAGGAAAAGAATAAAATACAAATACAAAACTCAGAGCACGCCAATGGAGAAACAAGCTAAcaacttttttatttttagtatTGCCTCTTAGAAAAACCACTTAAGTGAAGATATAAGGATGGTTCATAAGTCAACATGCCACAGAAAAccgaaaaaaaattaataatacaattaaaaaaACCAATTGACTCCATTAAAGAAGGAACAAACCAACCGCAAAATTCCCAATAAAAATAGGTTGCAAAACCCCTTGTCATTTAACAAAGCGATGAAGTCACGTGCTTGTTGGGTGCAGGATCGCTGAAAACACATATGCAGCTCGCTCCAGAAGGAAAGCAAAAACTCAATTAAACATTTACTTGTCAGAGGAACTAATTCTAGGGCCAGCTTGTCTAGTCAGTGATAAGTGAACTAAGCAACTGTTAACCAGTACTTAAAATACACAACTCCTTAAACAGAACTCATTGACAAGATGATCGCAAAAAAtcttcaaaattgaaaattaatatttgcTTTTACCAAATAAACAGATAATCATTTAGTTAACAAAACAAAAAAGCACATATTTTATGATCTTTATGTaacttcaatttttgtcaaagaaATTAGTATATATAAGAATCTATTATGTCCTTCTTGAGAACAAAACTAGCGTAAAACATAGGACCCATGATTCTGAATATAAGCCAGTTATTGAACACCAAATTATTGTACAAATAATAATGCAAGAGAAAAGAATTGATAACAAAACACCACCTTTTTCACTTCAAACCATCCTGAGTCCTGATCATCCACTGCCTCTCCAATGTTCTCCATCAACAACTAACCAAATTGGCtctaagaagaaaatgaaaacacTAATCTCCAAAAAGGGTATAATTATATTTCTCAAAAAAAAATGCTAAATTTACAAAAAGAATACTAAAATTCTCCAAGTTTGTACCACAAAATGCAAACTTGATTAATCGTTCACGATCATGAGgatcaaaattaaaatagagtAAAATGGAAGATCATTGAGTGTGAAAAATGTGGGAAAACCTGGGAGAAAAGATTGGATTTTGATTTCAACAAATTAGGGAAATTTTGtttgagaaattaaaggaaatggcAGCTCAGAGTTCCATATAAGAAAATGGGATTTCTATGGAACGGAACTAAAGGAGGAAGTGAGAGAAAATCTAACTAATTGAGCAATGTATATCATGAAATTTTGAAAGATAGAAGGAGGGAACAGAGGAATGTGAACTTTTACAGTGGTCTGAACTCTGAACGAAGAAGATGGTAAAAAATGCAACTTTTTTTTgggtatatttatttataaacagTAAATATTAAAGGCTAAATTATTATAAGATGCTTGcagtttgttaaaattaattatatagtctttattttttttaatttaattattcttcattcttctgtcaaataaattattaataattttttattatttcatatttgtatttttaattcataTAATTTTAGTTATTCATATTATTTAGTTTTATATaccaatgataaaaataaattaaccaACGCTCTTTTAACAAAAGTATAATAAAAGcactttttatttaaaattacaaaggtattttaattaaatttttaaaaaataaagcctacataattaattttcataaaatacAATGATCATATAATAATTTATCCAATTATTTACCATTTTTTTAACAATaatacaaaactgaaaattgtaTTACGgtaattcaaaaaatttaaaatttaaaataattatgaaaaattattacgcactaaaatatttaattatttgaaaGTAAATTCAATAGTTTTATAAATTAATGTAAATTTGTAAGCATTTAAAAAATTAAGCGTTTATATGTTTAAATAAAATacctataataattaattatttattaataggtttaatatattaaattattttatcaaataataaataatattaacttCATTTTTACTTTAATGTTATTAAAATATTCTTCGATCATATTAAAttacaatataatttaattttaaattaaataaataaatattttatagataaatattttattaaaattaataaaataattttaaataacgtAGAGAAGTAAACGATGAATGTTAGAACAtgaattgaaaatttcaatagaAAACGTgaatatgaaaataaataaaacaaggGCATATGATGAAGTCGTAATGAAATACTCAGTCAGATTAAGTTATAAGCGTGAATATGAaaatgtttattttttattttaaaaattatataaattacacaaataatattttaatttagatatatataacaataaaatacttaaatattaatttataatacaaaatcactaaaatttttatttaattaatattaaactcTTTTGTGATCTTGAGTAGCTAATTCTAAGTTATTTTtcattgttgtggtattcatcaataaaaattttaattaattaaaaataatattttataattaaatttcctCTTCCTTGTATCCATAATCTAGACTatctaaataatatatattaatacttcaataatttataacatatttatTTGAAGTTATTAGTTTATCTGTGAAAATATAATTTACTTTAATCCGATAAATGTTATATCAATATAAATAACATATAAATCGATTACTAAAGATTAAGAGaggttttatattatttaaattaaaatttaaaaaattttatattatatattatggtTTAGATACTTGCTATCATATAACCCTAATAATGTATTTGAcattaagttaaaaaaataataattaaatattatcatcgtaaattttaatttttaaaagatactTCTTAAACTTAAATACAGTTAGTAATAATTTatctaaaaaatttttttaaacaaaTATATAAGCTTAAAGTCAGAAATTatcaataattttattaacttaTAATCTATGCGatcattttcttaattaattaattttttaaaaaaatttcattaaataaatatatttttttacaaaacttcaattttcttaaaaaaataaattgttcGGGTCTAATTAATTTCCATGAAATTCAAATAAGAATAAAGATTATTACTGTTAAAAGAAAGAAAGACGGCGGCAAAGTTATAGTGGCTctcaagaaagaaaaagaaagcagTTGAAGGCTTGAACCGATTGCATGAGAAAGGGAAGAACAGTAAATGAAAATCCACAGGATCTTGTATAAATCGAAACTGATtgaaattgttttatttttaattagattggattttttttagaaaaat
Above is a genomic segment from Hevea brasiliensis isolate MT/VB/25A 57/8 chromosome 17, ASM3005281v1, whole genome shotgun sequence containing:
- the LOC131175370 gene encoding uncharacterized protein LOC131175370, whose amino-acid sequence is MENIGEAVDDQDSGWFEVKKKHRSSAKFSIKSWSGGFLGKNGSGHQLTQSSLGEKSGNLHGQSGSQLPKTGANLSIRGHDDVDNYASVSNKGGNGVICTDKSVGKQDNEYGKLSDLFVTNSNAKAGDT